Part of the Henckelia pumila isolate YLH828 chromosome 2, ASM3356847v2, whole genome shotgun sequence genome is shown below.
GCCATCAATTAAGATAGTCCACACAATCTCATCACTATTCCATTGTTTATCAAGCATGCTCTCAAACATCTCTTCAACCTCTTTCCCATGTTCTTTTTTGCAGAGAGCACATATCAGTTCTTTATAAATTGATAGGGGAGCCTTGAAGCCAGTAACTGCTAGCAAATTCAGTACATCAAGAGCAGGTTCAACTCTCAGATTCTTGCAATAAGCACTGATCAGTGAACAATATATTGCTTCATTAGGACTCAGTCCTTTCTCTTTCATGTATTTAATTAACTGATCCACCTCAAAACTCCTGCCATCATTACACAGACCGGCAATTAAAGTAGAATATGTATCAATAGAAGGTTCACAGCCAATCTCATCCATCCTTTCCAAGAGAATACGTAAGGTATCCAAGTTAACAATCTCTTCATCTGAGAAATTGCTATTTACAGTACTGTGTTCGTCTACAATCTTCTCTGCAATCATAAGACGTTCTTTCTGCAACCCTTTGAGCAGCACAAGGTAAGTCCTATAGTTGGGTTCGCAGCCCGCATTGATCATCCGATGAAGCAGTGAAAATGCATGATGTGGTTTACCAAGAGTCAAGAACCCATCAATCAATGAAGTATATGTCACCTGATCAGGATATATGTTTTTCACCTCCATTTCTTTGAGTATCATCTCTGCTTCATCAACCCGGCCTTCCAAACACAATCCATGGATTAACAAACTGTATGTATATAGGTTTGGCGAACACCTTCTTCTTTCCATTTCATAGAAAATTTTGAAAGCAAGACTAATTCCATCATTCCTGCAGAGTCCATCAATTAAAGTTGTATATGTAATCACACTAGGAATCAACCCATTTTCTGTCATCTTATTGAACATTTGAAGCAATTCAAATAGCTTTCTCTCTTTGGATAACCCATTGAGAACAGCATTGTAAGTCTCAATATTTGGATGCAAACCAGTCACATGCATCtttccaaataaaatcaatGCCTTGTCAACTTTTCCTTCTTTGCACAAACCATCAATCAAAGTGGTAtaagtcaccagatttgggaacAAACCTTCCTGCATCATTTCCTCAAAAAGTGCAAAAGCTGCATCAAGTGGACCCCTTTCACAATAGCCAAAAACAAGTTCAGAATATGTCCATTGATCTGGTTTGCATCCATTTTCTTTCATCACCTCCATCAACCTCCTAGCATTATCCAGATGACCATGTTTAACATACCCATCAATGATCGTGTTGTACGTAACTATATTAGGATGGGGTCCCACCTTCAGCATTTCATCAAGTAGAACCATAGCCCTTTCAACATTTCCAATCATGCAGAATCCCTTCATCATGGCATTATAAGTTTCTGTATTTGCCAAGTGAAGGCGTTGATCCATCCAATAAAAGATTTTTAAAGCGTTATCTAATTTCCCTCTCTTACAAAATTCATTTATCAGAGCATTGTACGTAACCGATGAAGGAACCAAACCATTTCTCACCATCTTGTGGTACAATCCCATTGCTACCTCAGGTAAACCCATCTTTGCCAATCCACTGATCAGAGATGTATATGTCTGCACATTGGGATTGCAACCTCTCTTTTTCATGCTGGCCACAAGAGCAATAGCCTCATCAACACGCGAAATAGCGAGTAATGATGTTATGGGAACTGTGTACGTGTACACATTCGGTTCAATACCATTCTTGATCATCATATCCATCTTCCACAAAGCCTCGTCAACTCTTCCATGATCACATAGCCCATTTATAAGCGTATTATATGTCACTGCATTTGGATCAATCCCTTTCGCTACCATCTCATCAAAAATCCCGAATGCCTTATCCAACATTCCATTCCTACAATGCCCAAGAATCAAAGATGTGTaagtaaacacatctggaagCATTTCGAACTGATAAATGTGACTCATTATAACCTCAGCCTCCTGTACCTTCCCCTTCTTGCCCAATATATTGATCATTGTATTCAAAGTCAATAAATTAGGTTTGATCCCATTGGTCAGCAATTCTTTATACAAATTCTGGGCCTCAACGACCATTTCAAACTTGTTAAATTGAAGCAAAAGAGTATTATAACTATATAGACTGTAAAAAAGGCCCAACTTAGTGATCTCATTCAATGAATCAGCAACCCTCCGAATCTCTGTCTTGTTTTTACAAGCTTTAATCATCATGATTCTAACATGGTCTGCGGGGGCATATTTCTTATCCTTCAAAAGCCTATTCAACATGGATATATAACAGCTCATATCATGTTTGTAAAAATGCTTCTTTGAAACCCAGAAAAAAAATTGCAGAACGGAGTCAGTGCAGCTGTGGGTATCAATAATTTTCACGACGTGATAGGTTTTTAGGTTTGAAGTCAAGGATTCAAGCTCCGAACTTTCCAGCCATGGGATTTGTGCATTGGATAATAATTCACGTATTCTACACACTAGATTCGAGAAGTCCTGATCTTCACGTGGAGTCTGATTATAAAGGTTGGGTTTCGAGGAGAAACCAAGAAAAGGGCAGCGCCTGCAGCTGAGAATTAGAAGCGGAGAATTGGGTTTAAGGGGCTTTACCATTTCCAGAAAACGCGCCACCGTTGCTTGTGAGGATGGTGGCAGAGGCTAGAGAGCTCGTCGAATTGTCAATGCAAAGATGAAGAATGTTGTGTCGCCAGGCACATTGATACAGCGACGAACATGGAAGAGAGCAACCCAGGTGGTTGCCGAAATGTGAAATCGGAAACCGATGTACACGTATTAACACAGAAAAAGTGCTACTTGCGAGGTGTAGTGTTAAAACTGTGTCCCTAATATGGAAAATTCGTGTCAATAAATTTAGGCCCGTAACTTGGGGTCATTATCTCATGATAACATAAGAGCCAAGCCATTAAATTGGTTTTAAGTGAAAAAAAAACACTCTTATGGAAATGGACTAGgtcaactatttttttttttgaaaaaaaatgatcTTCCTAGTTTACTTAAAATACACTACAAAGTgtcatttttctaaaaaaaaatagttgaacAATATTAGAAAAAACCTTAGAAATAGAGCGTCGTATGTATTCTCAGGGCTCGTTTGGTACAAATG
Proteins encoded:
- the LOC140880488 gene encoding uncharacterized protein, translating into MVKPLKPNSPLLILSCRRCPFLGFSSKPNLYNQTPREDQDFSNLVCRIRELLSNAQIPWLESSELESLTSNLKTYHVVKIIDTHSCTDSVLQFFFWVSKKHFYKHDMSCYISMLNRLLKDKKYAPADHVRIMMIKACKNKTEIRRVADSLNEITKLGLFYSLYSYNTLLLQFNKFEMVVEAQNLYKELLTNGIKPNLLTLNTMINILGKKGKVQEAEVIMSHIYQFEMLPDVFTYTSLILGHCRNGMLDKAFGIFDEMVAKGIDPNAVTYNTLINGLCDHGRVDEALWKMDMMIKNGIEPNVYTYTVPITSLLAISRVDEAIALVASMKKRGCNPNVQTYTSLISGLAKMGLPEVAMGLYHKMVRNGLVPSSVTYNALINEFCKRGKLDNALKIFYWMDQRLHLANTETYNAMMKGFCMIGNVERAMVLLDEMLKVGPHPNIVTYNTIIDGYVKHGHLDNARRLMEVMKENGCKPDQWTYSELVFGYCERGPLDAAFALFEEMMQEGLFPNLVTYTTLIDGLCKEGKVDKALILFGKMHVTGLHPNIETYNAVLNGLSKERKLFELLQMFNKMTENGLIPSVITYTTLIDGLCRNDGISLAFKIFYEMERRRCSPNLYTYSLLIHGLCLEGRVDEAEMILKEMEVKNIYPDQVTYTSLIDGFLTLGKPHHAFSLLHRMINAGCEPNYRTYLVLLKGLQKERLMIAEKIVDEHSTVNSNFSDEEIVNLDTLRILLERMDEIGCEPSIDTYSTLIAGLCNDGRSFEVDQLIKYMKEKGLSPNEAIYCSLISAYCKNLRVEPALDVLNLLAVTGFKAPLSIYKELICALCKKEHGKEVEEMFESMLDKQWNSDEIVWTILIDGLLKEGESKFCLNLLHMMNSKNCRISQQTYVMLAKEMSETDKPIGRNQPADVP